The Fructilactobacillus ixorae genome has a window encoding:
- a CDS encoding LTA synthase family protein: protein MTAFLKRIRQFFNTTIGFYCLVVFLFWLKTYYCYKTDFTLGVSGGMQEFLLAVNPIPSAMLLFGIALYFRGKLSYWLMLIIDFLQSTWIFANILYYREFSDFLSMGIIQGTGNVQNNLGKSFLEILKPTDFIVYVDIVILILLLLFRVIKISKKPLKLRYAVGITILSLVLMFAEYNVANADRSGLLTRTFDNNYIVKYLGLNEYAAFSAYQTHQESTTRSKAKAADLKSVQKFVKNNYASPNVSYYGKEKGKNVFIIHLESFQQFLIDYKVNGKEVTPNINKFYHDQHTLSFDNFYHQVAQGKTSDAEMMLENSLYGLPQGSAMVTYGGQNTYQAAPSILDQKGYTTAAFHGDVPTFWNRNNTYKSWGYDYFFSEAYYQNKPNYNIGYGMKDKIFFKQSIPYIQQLPQPFYAKLITLTNHYPYEIDKQNTDFPATTTGDSTVDPYVQTAHYLDQAFGEFEAYLQKSGLAKNSVVVLYGDHYGISNNHRPAIAKLLNKKSVNKYDLAKFQKVPFMINGANIQGGLDHTYGGEIDVLPTLLHLLGVNNQNMIQFGQDLTSKDNNQIVPFRNGDFVSPKYTKVGSTVYDTKTGTELRPNGEQQREIAKMQAYVNGALSNSDKVVYGDLLRFHKIKGYHDVNKKSFNYSKKPALKKLKQTDEKEKTDLVDQNGGKSTVSDFQTDAPELK from the coding sequence ATGACTGCTTTTTTGAAACGAATCCGCCAATTTTTTAATACAACGATTGGGTTTTACTGCCTGGTTGTATTTCTTTTTTGGCTAAAAACCTATTATTGCTATAAGACGGACTTTACGTTGGGGGTTTCCGGCGGGATGCAAGAATTCTTGCTGGCCGTCAATCCCATCCCGTCAGCAATGTTGCTGTTTGGAATTGCCCTGTATTTTCGGGGCAAGCTCTCCTACTGGTTGATGCTGATTATCGACTTTTTACAGTCAACGTGGATTTTTGCAAACATTCTGTACTACCGTGAGTTTTCCGACTTCTTATCGATGGGGATTATTCAAGGGACGGGCAACGTCCAGAATAATTTGGGCAAGAGTTTTTTAGAAATTTTGAAACCCACTGACTTCATTGTGTACGTTGACATCGTGATTTTGATTCTGTTGTTGCTCTTCCGGGTCATTAAAATTAGTAAAAAGCCCCTCAAATTGCGATACGCCGTGGGGATTACCATTTTGTCATTGGTGCTAATGTTTGCAGAATACAACGTGGCAAATGCCGACCGGTCGGGTTTATTAACTCGGACCTTTGATAATAACTACATCGTTAAATACCTCGGTTTGAACGAGTATGCGGCCTTTAGCGCTTACCAAACGCACCAAGAGTCAACGACTAGATCGAAGGCGAAGGCGGCTGATTTAAAGAGCGTACAAAAGTTTGTAAAGAATAACTATGCTAGCCCTAACGTTAGTTACTACGGTAAGGAAAAGGGGAAGAACGTCTTCATCATTCACCTGGAAAGTTTCCAGCAGTTTTTAATTGATTATAAGGTGAATGGCAAGGAAGTAACCCCCAACATCAACAAGTTTTATCACGATCAGCACACCTTGTCGTTTGATAATTTTTACCACCAGGTGGCCCAGGGAAAGACTTCTGATGCCGAGATGATGTTAGAAAATTCATTGTACGGATTACCCCAGGGTTCGGCAATGGTTACCTATGGGGGTCAGAATACCTACCAGGCAGCGCCGTCAATTCTAGACCAAAAGGGATACACAACGGCAGCCTTTCACGGGGATGTTCCGACCTTTTGGAACCGGAATAATACCTATAAATCATGGGGATACGATTACTTCTTTAGTGAAGCTTACTATCAAAACAAGCCGAACTACAACATTGGATACGGAATGAAGGATAAAATCTTCTTCAAACAAAGTATTCCGTACATTCAGCAACTCCCACAACCATTTTATGCGAAGTTAATTACCCTCACGAACCACTATCCGTATGAAATTGATAAACAAAACACGGATTTCCCCGCCACAACGACGGGAGATAGTACCGTGGATCCTTACGTTCAAACCGCGCACTACTTGGATCAAGCGTTTGGGGAGTTTGAAGCCTACTTGCAAAAGAGTGGCTTGGCTAAGAATAGTGTAGTGGTTCTGTATGGGGACCACTACGGAATCTCTAATAACCACCGCCCAGCGATTGCTAAGCTTCTGAACAAGAAGAGTGTGAATAAGTATGACCTGGCAAAGTTCCAAAAGGTGCCGTTTATGATTAACGGTGCAAACATTCAAGGGGGCCTTGACCATACCTACGGCGGAGAGATTGATGTCTTACCAACCTTGTTGCACCTATTAGGGGTTAACAACCAGAACATGATCCAATTTGGTCAAGATTTAACCAGTAAGGATAATAACCAGATTGTGCCCTTCCGAAATGGGGACTTTGTCAGCCCGAAGTACACTAAGGTTGGCTCAACCGTTTATGACACCAAAACGGGAACGGAATTACGACCGAATGGGGAACAGCAACGCGAAATTGCCAAGATGCAAGCCTATGTAAATGGCGCTTTATCAAACTCAGATAAGGTTGTTTATGGTGACTTATTACGGTTCCACAAAATTAAGGGCTATCATGATGTCAATAAGAAGTCCTTTAATTACAGTAAGAAACCAGCATTAAAGAAGCTAAAACAAACTGATGAGAAAGAGAAGACCGATTTAGTTGATCAAAACGGTGGTAAATCGACTGTGTCTGATTTTCAAACGGACGCACCAGAGCTTAAATAA
- a CDS encoding ATP-dependent Clp protease ATP-binding subunit translates to MEGQQGAYGFGNLDDLIRSMQGNNQNGAAGTQGSNGNHGQKGILATYGTDLTKLARTGNLDPVIGRDEQTARAIEVLNRRSKNNPVLIGEAGVGKTAIVEGLAQKIADGTVPQKLQSKRIIQIDMVSIIQGTGIRGQFEKKMQQLIKEVKADPNIILFIDEIHEIMGAGNSEGGLDAGNVLKPSLARGDFQLIGSTTLKEYRDIEKDSALARRFQPIMVNEPSPEQTVKILKGLQKNYEDYHLVHYTDQAIEAAVNLSNRYINDRYLPDKAIDLLDETGSRKNLTLNIIDPKAIEKEIAQAERHKEAALHKEDYEQAAFYRDQEKQLEAQRDKGARNYNTNNNTVTEKDMQQVVEEITDIPVGDLEEQEKAQLKQLDHNLEEHVIGQNEAVNQVAKAIQRNRIGFNKSGRPIGSFLFVGPTGVGKTELAKQLANQLFGSKEALIRFDMSEYREPQSVAKLIGAAPGYVGYDEAGQLTEKVRRHPYSLILFDEIEKAHPDVLHTFLQVLDDGRLTDSQGRTVSFKDTVIIMTSNAGSNAESNVGFGAAAHGKTHSVLNKLGAYFKPEFLNRFDGIVEFNQLQKSNLLQIVDLMLDEMNQNLQTAGINVAVTQPAKQQLVELGYDPAMGARPLRRVIQDQIEDPTASYLLDHPNVKKLVADVDEQHQLHVSAQ, encoded by the coding sequence ATGGAAGGACAACAAGGTGCATACGGATTTGGAAATCTAGACGATTTAATTCGCTCCATGCAAGGAAACAATCAAAACGGGGCTGCCGGAACACAAGGTTCTAACGGCAACCACGGTCAAAAAGGAATTTTAGCAACTTACGGAACCGATTTAACCAAACTAGCGCGGACGGGAAACCTCGATCCCGTCATTGGAAGAGACGAGCAAACGGCACGGGCAATCGAAGTTTTAAACCGCCGGTCCAAAAATAACCCCGTGTTAATTGGGGAAGCCGGCGTCGGAAAAACGGCGATTGTTGAAGGACTCGCGCAAAAAATTGCTGATGGAACGGTCCCCCAAAAATTACAAAGCAAACGGATCATTCAAATTGACATGGTTTCAATCATTCAAGGAACTGGGATTCGGGGTCAATTTGAAAAGAAGATGCAACAACTCATTAAAGAAGTTAAGGCTGATCCAAACATCATCCTCTTCATTGATGAAATTCACGAAATCATGGGCGCCGGCAATTCTGAAGGCGGTCTCGATGCCGGAAACGTGTTAAAACCATCACTGGCCCGGGGAGACTTCCAGTTAATTGGTTCCACAACCCTGAAAGAATACCGTGACATTGAAAAGGATTCGGCATTGGCACGCCGGTTCCAGCCCATCATGGTGAACGAACCGAGTCCAGAGCAAACCGTAAAAATTTTGAAGGGCTTACAAAAGAACTACGAGGACTATCACCTCGTTCACTACACGGATCAAGCAATTGAAGCAGCGGTTAACCTTTCGAACCGGTACATCAATGACCGGTATCTTCCGGATAAGGCCATCGATTTACTCGACGAGACTGGGTCCCGAAAGAACCTGACCCTTAACATTATCGATCCGAAGGCCATTGAAAAAGAGATTGCCCAGGCCGAACGCCACAAGGAAGCGGCCCTCCACAAGGAAGATTATGAACAAGCTGCTTTCTACCGTGACCAGGAAAAACAACTAGAAGCCCAGCGGGACAAAGGGGCACGTAACTACAACACTAATAACAACACGGTCACCGAAAAGGACATGCAACAGGTGGTTGAAGAAATTACCGACATCCCGGTTGGTGACTTAGAGGAACAAGAAAAGGCACAACTAAAACAACTGGACCACAACCTTGAAGAACACGTGATTGGCCAAAATGAGGCGGTGAACCAAGTTGCCAAAGCCATTCAACGGAACCGGATTGGCTTTAATAAGTCTGGCCGTCCAATTGGATCCTTCCTGTTCGTTGGACCAACCGGAGTGGGAAAAACCGAGTTGGCCAAGCAGTTAGCAAACCAACTCTTCGGCTCTAAGGAGGCCTTGATTCGGTTCGATATGTCTGAATACCGAGAACCTCAATCCGTAGCAAAGCTAATCGGAGCAGCACCAGGCTACGTTGGATACGATGAAGCTGGTCAGTTAACCGAAAAGGTCCGACGCCACCCGTACAGCCTGATCCTCTTCGATGAAATTGAAAAGGCCCATCCCGATGTTTTACACACCTTCTTACAGGTGCTTGACGACGGACGTTTAACTGATTCGCAAGGACGAACGGTTTCCTTTAAGGATACGGTCATCATCATGACCAGTAACGCCGGTTCAAACGCAGAATCAAACGTGGGGTTCGGGGCAGCCGCCCACGGCAAGACCCACTCGGTCCTCAACAAGTTAGGCGCCTACTTCAAACCCGAATTTCTGAACCGGTTTGACGGCATCGTCGAGTTTAACCAGTTGCAAAAATCCAATCTGCTTCAGATTGTTGATTTAATGCTCGATGAAATGAACCAAAACTTACAAACCGCTGGCATCAACGTAGCGGTGACCCAGCCGGCTAAGCAACAACTGGTTGAACTTGGTTACGATCCCGCCATGGGGGCTCGGCCCTTACGGCGGGTCATTCAAGACCAAATTGAGGATCCGACCGCTAGTTACCTGTTAGACCATCCTAATGTTAAGAAATTGGTAGCTGACGTTGATGAACAACACCAGCTTCACGTTTCAGCACAATAA
- a CDS encoding C69 family dipeptidase, giving the protein MKQLSACTSVLVGKAASVDGSTMIARNDDTFLPLTPQRFTVVPAYQQAGREWHSGQNDLRMPLPDTGYRYLATPNADVDRAGVYAESGFNEKNVAMSATESVYGNPRALSHDPWIPNGIAEDSLQSVVLPYIDTAKAGVQYLGNLLKQYGSPEGNGVLFADANEVWYMEIVTGHHWVAQRIPDDCYAVVANQVAIQEVDFDDSDQFLHSEGIEEFVRRYHLNPAEDGFNFRQIFGTSNEKDRHYNTPRVWYGQKLFNPEIEQSPVANDLPFIRKASRKLTVMDVEAVLSSHYNETEYDPLGNGPSELKTKFRPVAMNRTQNSHVLQVRNDAENPQWAAIMWLNFGVPAFSPYVPFFANVARTPASYDQTPLTMDDHSAYWMYRKLSMLAETHYPQFIQTVRDFKTEANQMFLTHLENTIYQARHLSEAQVPAFLERQNQSLTNEMYDRVHQLMNTLMAKGLTLSKLTYDMDRNL; this is encoded by the coding sequence ATGAAGCAGTTGTCAGCATGTACGAGTGTCTTAGTCGGAAAAGCGGCGAGCGTTGATGGGTCAACCATGATTGCGAGAAACGACGATACCTTTTTACCGTTGACCCCCCAACGATTTACGGTGGTGCCCGCTTACCAACAAGCGGGTCGCGAATGGCACTCGGGACAAAACGACCTGCGGATGCCGTTACCAGACACCGGTTATCGGTATCTCGCGACGCCCAACGCTGACGTAGACCGGGCTGGCGTCTACGCAGAAAGCGGATTTAATGAAAAGAACGTTGCGATGAGTGCCACGGAAAGTGTTTACGGAAATCCCCGGGCCCTCTCACACGATCCCTGGATCCCAAACGGGATTGCAGAGGATTCGTTGCAGTCGGTCGTCTTACCTTACATTGATACCGCGAAAGCTGGGGTTCAATACCTGGGAAACCTCCTAAAGCAGTATGGGTCTCCGGAAGGAAACGGGGTTTTATTTGCGGATGCCAATGAGGTTTGGTACATGGAGATTGTGACCGGACATCACTGGGTCGCCCAGCGCATCCCAGACGATTGTTATGCCGTTGTTGCCAACCAGGTTGCGATTCAAGAAGTTGACTTTGATGATTCCGACCAATTTCTGCATTCGGAGGGGATTGAGGAATTCGTTCGGCGCTACCATTTAAATCCAGCCGAGGACGGGTTTAACTTCCGGCAGATTTTTGGGACCAGTAACGAAAAGGACCGTCACTACAATACGCCCCGGGTTTGGTACGGACAAAAGTTATTTAACCCAGAAATTGAGCAATCCCCAGTTGCAAACGATTTGCCGTTCATTCGCAAGGCAAGTCGGAAGTTGACCGTGATGGACGTGGAAGCAGTATTGAGTTCGCACTATAACGAAACGGAGTATGATCCGTTGGGGAACGGGCCGAGTGAGTTAAAAACAAAGTTTCGGCCCGTTGCCATGAATCGGACCCAAAATTCACACGTGCTCCAAGTTCGCAACGATGCGGAAAATCCGCAGTGGGCCGCAATTATGTGGTTAAATTTTGGGGTACCGGCCTTTAGTCCCTACGTACCGTTTTTTGCGAACGTGGCCCGGACCCCGGCTAGTTACGATCAAACCCCGCTGACGATGGATGATCACAGCGCGTACTGGATGTATCGGAAGCTTTCGATGCTTGCGGAAACGCACTATCCACAGTTTATCCAAACGGTGCGGGACTTTAAGACGGAAGCCAACCAAATGTTTTTGACGCATCTAGAAAATACGATTTATCAGGCACGGCACCTAAGCGAAGCCCAAGTGCCAGCGTTTTTGGAGAGACAGAATCAGAGTTTAACGAACGAGATGTATGATCGGGTGCATCAACTGATGAATACGTTAATGGCAAAGGGGCTAACCCTCTCTAAACTGACGTATGATATGGATCGCAATCTATAA
- a CDS encoding MucBP domain-containing protein — protein MFKFLQNLFQSKPATPHQPEPTPAPNPETEPPASGSVPTPQPSKPPRPEREAEVLVQFVTNQGKTLRPAVIMKTRLGAYLSLHIPVIPNYTFITLTGLTTRVTSLNQVVQLVYAPTKAAPVAIYCFDYDTNRLLGAPHFIDGNRDEPYHIELPHIPGYQLHLLAGDRNGNFTDTTQTLVAYYRHEHWRLVQPVYYRVRIKHRTAVYPKPHVANPYPEALPAGSVWKVFKEVQVHEHTWLSLGGNEWIQATVATRLPENK, from the coding sequence ATGTTCAAATTCTTGCAGAATCTATTTCAATCAAAACCCGCAACTCCACATCAACCTGAGCCCACACCGGCCCCGAATCCGGAAACGGAGCCCCCTGCCAGCGGTTCCGTTCCCACTCCCCAACCATCAAAGCCCCCGCGCCCGGAGCGCGAAGCGGAGGTACTCGTTCAATTCGTTACTAACCAGGGCAAGACCCTGCGCCCGGCAGTAATCATGAAGACCAGGCTCGGCGCCTATCTGTCCCTTCACATCCCGGTTATTCCAAACTACACCTTCATCACCCTGACCGGGCTTACAACCCGGGTCACCAGTCTCAACCAGGTGGTTCAGTTAGTTTATGCGCCCACGAAAGCGGCCCCAGTGGCGATTTATTGCTTTGACTACGACACAAACCGCTTGTTAGGTGCCCCCCACTTTATCGATGGGAACCGGGACGAACCCTATCACATCGAACTTCCCCACATCCCGGGCTACCAACTGCACTTGCTAGCGGGAGACCGGAACGGAAACTTTACAGATACCACCCAAACTTTAGTCGCCTACTACCGCCACGAACATTGGCGGCTAGTGCAACCCGTTTACTATCGCGTCCGGATTAAGCATCGCACGGCGGTCTATCCAAAGCCCCACGTTGCTAATCCCTATCCGGAGGCCCTGCCCGCCGGCTCCGTTTGGAAGGTCTTCAAAGAAGTCCAAGTGCACGAACACACCTGGTTATCACTTGGCGGTAACGAATGGATTCAAGCCACCGTCGCCACCCGGCTGCCAGAAAATAAATAA
- a CDS encoding glycosyltransferase family 4 protein — translation MLKIDMFSTATKVKGQGVGSAYTELIRLLKTHFPNEFAIEINRYNQADISHYHTINPTFYLSTFSHKRGRKIGYVHFLPETLEESLKLPVGLKQLFYRYVIAFYRRMDQIVVVNPTFIPELEKYGIPKDRITYIPNFVSKNEFHPVPTTEKHRLRTRYDYSERFTVVCTGQVQTRKGVFDFAKLAQANPDYQFIWVGGFSFGSMTAGYSELKHLVENPPANLSFPGIVEREHLVDYYNLADVFLLPSYNELFPMSVLEAFSCGLPVILRDLPLYQQIIAGYYAPAQTGTQMNDWLHRLATDPMEWERFHQKAVAASDRYSEDHLAHIWHDFYLQQAQLENAKGKSHVEK, via the coding sequence ATGCTGAAAATTGATATGTTTTCAACGGCGACAAAGGTCAAAGGTCAGGGAGTGGGGAGCGCGTATACCGAACTAATTCGGTTGTTAAAAACCCATTTTCCCAACGAATTTGCAATTGAAATTAATCGTTATAACCAGGCAGACATCAGTCATTACCATACGATTAATCCAACCTTTTATCTGTCGACCTTTAGCCATAAACGCGGCCGCAAGATTGGTTATGTGCACTTTCTGCCGGAAACTTTAGAAGAAAGTTTGAAGCTGCCGGTTGGACTAAAACAGTTATTTTACCGGTATGTAATTGCGTTTTACCGGCGCATGGATCAAATTGTCGTGGTCAATCCGACCTTTATTCCGGAGCTCGAAAAATACGGAATCCCCAAAGACCGGATTACCTACATTCCGAACTTTGTAAGTAAGAATGAGTTTCACCCGGTTCCAACGACGGAAAAGCACCGCTTGCGAACACGATACGATTATTCGGAACGGTTTACGGTAGTTTGTACGGGACAAGTGCAGACCCGCAAGGGCGTTTTCGACTTTGCTAAACTAGCGCAAGCTAATCCGGACTACCAGTTTATCTGGGTCGGGGGTTTTTCATTTGGTAGCATGACCGCCGGGTACAGTGAACTGAAACACCTGGTGGAAAATCCGCCCGCTAATTTGAGTTTCCCGGGGATTGTGGAACGGGAGCACCTGGTGGATTACTATAATTTGGCGGATGTGTTCTTGCTCCCGTCATATAACGAATTGTTTCCAATGTCAGTTTTGGAGGCTTTTTCGTGTGGGTTGCCAGTTATTTTGCGTGATCTACCGTTGTACCAACAAATTATTGCGGGGTACTATGCCCCTGCCCAGACCGGAACGCAGATGAACGACTGGTTGCACCGGTTGGCCACGGACCCAATGGAGTGGGAACGGTTTCATCAAAAAGCAGTGGCGGCGTCTGACCGTTATTCAGAAGACCACTTAGCGCACATTTGGCATGATTTTTATCTGCAGCAAGCGCAGCTTGAGAATGCGAAAGGAAAATCCCATGTCGAGAAGTAA
- a CDS encoding lysylphosphatidylglycerol synthase transmembrane domain-containing protein — MSRSNKISLLIMLAIGVLISWYAVRDIQFSVLIHDLSSINPGWLLVALGCILLYFFLEAVVTYVLVKSSTPNFSFRNAIRVPLVEQLFNGITPFSSGGQPAQLVVLLQAGVDGGKASSALLMKFVIYQAMIVLNFVISLLIGFHYLIDTVHSLAIFVLFGFLIHLVVIVGLLMIMYWYSMTKRVINWCFKIVSWFVSEQKYRSWKQTLNEKIDNFHHESVRIAHEWKLMGKVCGITFLQLVFYYLIPYFVMLALGYYNANVVMVTSLDVLIFLVISIFPIPGGAGGAEYSFEKLFGSYIHSSSKLALAMILWRLLTYYLGLVLGLVALIVKPKPAKVKHD, encoded by the coding sequence ATGTCGAGAAGTAATAAAATTTCACTCCTGATCATGCTTGCCATTGGTGTATTGATTTCTTGGTACGCAGTGCGTGACATTCAATTCAGCGTTTTAATTCATGATCTCTCATCAATTAATCCTGGGTGGTTGTTAGTAGCGCTCGGATGTATTTTGCTCTACTTTTTCTTGGAGGCGGTGGTAACCTACGTTCTCGTGAAAAGTAGTACCCCGAACTTTTCGTTTCGCAATGCGATTCGGGTCCCCTTGGTAGAACAACTCTTTAACGGCATTACGCCGTTTTCTTCTGGCGGACAACCGGCGCAGCTGGTAGTGCTCTTACAAGCCGGCGTGGATGGAGGTAAAGCTAGTTCCGCTTTACTGATGAAGTTCGTGATTTATCAAGCCATGATTGTGCTGAACTTTGTCATCAGTCTGCTCATTGGTTTTCACTACCTGATCGACACGGTGCACTCGTTGGCAATCTTTGTGTTGTTTGGATTTTTAATCCACTTGGTGGTGATTGTTGGCCTGTTAATGATTATGTACTGGTATTCAATGACCAAAAGGGTGATTAACTGGTGTTTTAAAATCGTTAGCTGGTTTGTAAGCGAACAAAAGTACCGGTCCTGGAAGCAAACGTTAAACGAAAAAATTGATAATTTTCACCATGAAAGTGTGCGGATCGCCCACGAATGGAAGTTGATGGGGAAGGTTTGTGGAATAACCTTTCTCCAGCTGGTCTTTTATTACCTAATTCCTTACTTTGTGATGCTCGCGTTGGGCTATTACAATGCAAACGTGGTGATGGTAACCAGTTTAGACGTTCTGATTTTCCTAGTGATTTCGATCTTTCCAATTCCCGGTGGGGCTGGGGGCGCTGAATATAGCTTTGAAAAGTTGTTTGGCAGTTATATCCACAGTTCCAGTAAGCTGGCGCTCGCCATGATTCTGTGGCGCTTATTGACTTATTATTTAGGGTTAGTCTTAGGACTCGTAGCGTTGATTGTTAAGCCGAAACCGGCCAAAGTTAAACATGATTAA
- a CDS encoding phosphocarrier protein HPr: protein MEKRQFKITAETGIHARPATFLVQTASKFDSNITLEYEDKTVNLKSIMGVMSLGVGQNAVITITADGDDAKDALEAIAKTMKDEGLIE, encoded by the coding sequence ATGGAAAAACGTCAATTTAAGATCACTGCGGAAACTGGGATTCATGCTCGTCCAGCCACTTTTTTGGTTCAAACGGCTAGTAAGTTTGATTCAAACATTACGTTGGAATACGAAGACAAGACGGTTAACTTAAAGTCAATCATGGGAGTGATGTCACTCGGAGTCGGCCAAAATGCGGTTATTACAATTACGGCTGATGGTGATGATGCAAAGGATGCCCTAGAAGCAATTGCTAAGACCATGAAGGATGAAGGCTTAATCGAATAG
- a CDS encoding glycosyltransferase family 4 protein encodes MKIGLFTDTYFPQVSGVATSIKTLREELERRGHQVYIFTTTDPNANEDQEAGIYRFSSIPFISFTERRIAVRGLFQATQIAKKLGLDLVHTQTEFSMGMIGKFVARNLNLPCLHTYHTMYEDYLHYVANGRLLKPIHVKEGTLAFCHHLDGIVAPSKRVLDKLTDYGVKSPIRIIPTGVDLQHYEAATTGDVRAELGLTADQPVLLSLSRLAYEKDVDTLIDQMPTILEAVSNAHLVIVGDGPAADDLHAEVARLGLQAHVTFTGEINNQNVNAYYKMADLFVSTSNSESQGLTYIEAMAADTKVVVASSPYTDDLINDPSLGKTFTTLSEFSADVIDYLQHPAAFPDKPELRQQKLHDISAAYFVDQVSAFYQDAVSRYVATENKE; translated from the coding sequence TTGAAGATCGGCTTATTTACAGATACATATTTCCCGCAAGTAAGTGGGGTAGCAACTTCCATTAAAACGCTGCGAGAGGAATTGGAACGGCGTGGGCATCAGGTCTACATTTTCACGACTACGGATCCAAACGCAAACGAAGACCAAGAAGCAGGCATTTACCGATTTTCTAGCATTCCCTTTATTTCGTTTACAGAACGGCGTATTGCGGTTCGGGGCCTATTTCAGGCCACTCAAATTGCGAAGAAGTTAGGGCTGGATTTGGTGCATACCCAAACTGAATTTTCGATGGGAATGATTGGGAAGTTTGTGGCCCGGAATTTAAACCTTCCCTGTTTGCACACCTATCACACGATGTATGAGGATTATCTGCATTACGTGGCGAACGGGCGGTTGTTAAAGCCAATTCATGTGAAGGAAGGAACGCTAGCGTTTTGTCATCACTTGGACGGAATCGTGGCCCCCAGTAAACGGGTGCTCGATAAGTTAACGGACTACGGGGTCAAAAGCCCCATTCGGATTATTCCGACGGGAGTTGACTTACAACACTACGAGGCGGCTACAACCGGAGACGTGCGTGCTGAGTTGGGCTTAACTGCTGACCAACCTGTGTTGCTATCCCTGAGTCGGTTAGCCTACGAAAAGGACGTTGACACCCTAATTGATCAGATGCCGACGATTTTAGAGGCCGTTTCTAACGCGCACTTGGTGATTGTTGGGGACGGACCCGCGGCGGATGATTTACATGCCGAGGTGGCTCGCTTAGGGTTGCAAGCCCACGTGACCTTCACGGGCGAAATTAATAACCAGAATGTAAATGCGTACTATAAAATGGCCGATTTGTTTGTTTCCACCTCAAACTCAGAATCACAGGGATTGACGTACATTGAAGCGATGGCGGCTGATACCAAGGTGGTTGTAGCGTCCAGCCCGTATACGGATGATTTAATCAATGACCCCTCCCTGGGCAAAACCTTTACAACGTTGTCGGAATTTAGTGCTGACGTGATTGATTACTTACAACACCCGGCTGCCTTTCCTGACAAACCAGAATTGCGCCAGCAAAAGCTGCATGACATCTCGGCTGCTTACTTTGTTGATCAGGTGAGCGCCTTTTACCAGGATGCGGTTTCCCGCTACGTGGCGACGGAAAATAAGGAGTGA